TTTGAGGATCCCAACATTGTCCACGTGGACGGCTCGGTCGGACCCAAGCGCGATCTGGAGACCATCAATCTGGAGCTGATCTTCGCCGACCTGGAGACCTTGGAGAAACGGATGGAGAAGACCAACATCTCCCTGAAGACCCATGATCCCAAGTTGAAAGCTCAATATCAGGCGGAGATGGCCATCTATGAGAAGATGAAAGCCGGTCTGGAGCAGGGTATTCCCGTCCGGGCCATGGAGTTTAACGAGGAAGAACGGGCCGTGGTCCGCCAGGCTTTCTTGCTCACCGACAAGCCGGTCATCTACGCCGCCAACGTCGGCGAGGAAGAGCTGGGAGCCGGGGCCGAGCGGAACCCCTTGGTAGCCGAGTTGCGTTCTTGTGTCGAGACGGAGAATGCGGCCTTGATCCTGATCTCGGCCCGGATCGAAGAAGAGATCGCTCAGTTGGACGAGGATGAACGCCAGGAGTACCTCGGGGAACTGGGCTTGACCGAGTCCGGCCTGGACCAGTTGGTCAAAAAGAGCTACCAGCTGTTGGGATTGATCAGTTTCTTGACCGCCGGGAAACAAGAGGTCCGGGCCTGGACGATCACCCGGGGGACCAAGGCGCCCCAAGCGGCCGGTAAGATTCATTCCGATTTCGAGAAGGGCTTCATCCGGGCCGAGATCGTCAGCTACAACGATCTGATGGCCTGCGGCTCGTATGCTGCAGCCAAGGAGAAGGGGCTGGTCCGGCTGGAAGGCAAGGAGTATGTGATGCAGGACGGGGACGTGACTCTCTTCCGTTTCAATGTCTGAACAAGTTAGGCTTGCTACGAAACAAACGCCCAAAACTCCGTTATTCTCCGGAGCTTTGGGCGTTTTTGGTTATTACCGGTCGGGGGTTCTCAAGTGGTCGAATCGGGTAACTCCTTATCCCGGATGTCCGGATGATCGAGGGTATAGCGTTCGGCCCGGAAGACCCCGTTCTTTTTGATGACGCTGTCATCCCCGGAAGTCTGCCCAAAGGGATTGGTGTAGCTCCAAACCGTTTTGCCGCGCCGGGTCACCTCGAAGAATCGGCCGTTATAGCCGTTGCAGATCAGGGTATTGCCATTGGGCAGCCGCTGCGCGCCGGAGATATAAGCCGAATAGAAACTGCCGGACGATCCGGCGCGGTACTTCCAGAACGAACGCTCCGGTCCGTAACGCTGCCGTTTCCCAAAGACGTAATTG
This genomic window from Hydrogenispora ethanolica contains:
- the ychF gene encoding redox-regulated ATPase YchF, with amino-acid sequence MKLGIVGLPNVGKSTLFNAITKAGAESANYPFCTIDPNVGVVAVPDERLQKLAEMYDPDKITPTAIEFVDIAGLVKGASRGEGLGNKFLAHIREVDAIVHVVRCFEDPNIVHVDGSVGPKRDLETINLELIFADLETLEKRMEKTNISLKTHDPKLKAQYQAEMAIYEKMKAGLEQGIPVRAMEFNEEERAVVRQAFLLTDKPVIYAANVGEEELGAGAERNPLVAELRSCVETENAALILISARIEEEIAQLDEDERQEYLGELGLTESGLDQLVKKSYQLLGLISFLTAGKQEVRAWTITRGTKAPQAAGKIHSDFEKGFIRAEIVSYNDLMACGSYAAAKEKGLVRLEGKEYVMQDGDVTLFRFNV